The segment GAATGGCACGGTGTGGGCGGCGGGCTCCAACGAATACGGCCAGCTCGGTACGGCGGGAATCTCCAGCACGTCGACTCCGGTGCAGGTGCCGGTGTTGCTCGGGGCGACCTCGGTGGCCGTGGGAGACCGCCACTCCGTGGCGCTGCGCTCCGGAGGCACCGTCTGGACCTGGGGCGACTCCCTGTCCGGCGCGCTTGGTGACGGCAGTACGACCGCGCGCACCACGCCCGCCCAGGTTCCCGGACTCACGGGCGTGGTCTCCATCGCCGCGGGCAAATACCACAACCTCGTGGTGAAGCCCGACGGCACGGTCTGGGGCTGGGGCAGCAACACGTCAAGCCAGCTCGGCAGCACCGTCTACGGCAACTTCCCCACGCCCGTGCAGGTCCCGGGCCTGGCGGGCGTCGTGGCCGTGCTCGCCAGCGGCAACAGCTCGTTCGCCATCCGCTCGGATGGAGGCCTCTGGGCCTGGGGCAACAACGAGAACAAGCAGCTGGGCACTGGCACCTTCCAGAGCACCGTCGCCGTCCCCGTGCAGGTGCTGACAGGGGTCATGGCGGTGGCCTCGGCCGAGACGCACACCGTGGCCGTCAAGGCGGATGGCACGGTGTGGGCCTGGGGCGACAACGGGTATGAACAGCTTGGCGACCCCTACGTGTCTTCCCGCAACGCGCCCGCCCAGGTGCAGGGGTTGACCGGCTTCGTTGATGTCTCCGCCGGCTACGGTTTCACGCTGGCCGTCAAGTCCAACGGCGAGCTGTGGAGCTGGGGTCACAATGCCGAGGGGCAGCTGGGGAACGGCACCCGGAACCTCCAGGCGACGCCCGCCCAGGTGCCGGGGTTCACGGGCGCCTCGTTCGTCGTCGCGGGCCGCCGCCATGTGCTGGCGCTGCGCACGGATGGAACCCTCTGGACCTGGGGTCACGGCCGCTACGGCGAGCGCGGGGACGGAGCCGTCACCCTGTACGCCACGCCCGGCCTCGTGCAGGAAGGCCTGACGGGCGCGATGGCCGTCGCGGCCGGATACGCGCACTCCCTTGCGCTCCAGTACGACGGCACGGTCCGGGCCTGGGGACAGAACACGACTGGACAGCTCGGAGATGGAACCACGGTGTTC is part of the Pyxidicoccus xibeiensis genome and harbors:
- a CDS encoding RCC1 domain-containing protein, coding for MGLTLGLLLAVGCGQQAPAPETGVEGQQDAALSRLRPRVRVATGYYHSLFIRANGTVWAAGSNEYGQLGTAGISSTSTPVQVPVLLGATSVAVGDRHSVALRSGGTVWTWGDSLSGALGDGSTTARTTPAQVPGLTGVVSIAAGKYHNLVVKPDGTVWGWGSNTSSQLGSTVYGNFPTPVQVPGLAGVVAVLASGNSSFAIRSDGGLWAWGNNENKQLGTGTFQSTVAVPVQVLTGVMAVASAETHTVAVKADGTVWAWGDNGYEQLGDPYVSSRNAPAQVQGLTGFVDVSAGYGFTLAVKSNGELWSWGHNAEGQLGNGTRNLQATPAQVPGFTGASFVVAGRRHVLALRTDGTLWTWGHGRYGERGDGAVTLYATPGLVQEGLTGAMAVAAGYAHSLALQYDGTVRAWGQNTTGQLGDGTTVFRLAPVEVQGLSGITAISASGARSLALRYDGTVWRWGDGILLPTQVPGLADIISIATSYKHALALRADGTVWAWGNNTYGKLGDGTEIGRPTPVQVSNLDGVMKIATGADTSYAIRYDGTAWAWGRNTESQLGDGFTVNRDAPVQVSGLTDVVSIAGGQNYGMAVRSDGSGWNWGSDINPGMGTWQYNRRVPTSMQVQGLIEVVAGYRTGMALTADGHLWAGGDNFWGQAGDGSSTPASSPVQVVGIDSGVTSLAIGSEHTVAALPDGTVWSWGNNSDGRLGRGQPLDVLAPVPSLLD